A region from the Branchiostoma lanceolatum isolate klBraLanc5 chromosome 2, klBraLanc5.hap2, whole genome shotgun sequence genome encodes:
- the LOC136427736 gene encoding regulator of G-protein signaling 22-like isoform X1, producing MPERKLTVEPPEIRHEDLEDYLATDDLFVDYFNKFLSLPTFPEPLRFNKDLGGFEVVSNAQKDVANQIKAVARSYKAPSQIYNATRAITDKPLYYQVFTDEPQTQEEIKTSFLVTCLNKEQGIQWIKQQRLPAFLQSDLYLEYRLAKLLQQTDNLESGVKLTIDTEYRPFSRKKSIVITQQLEDDAAVKLMKNMYVCMGEASTTQTKQWISTARQANQLQTTLTTKSRMSSGIGSDPFGYQSRPNSGRPASAESLLGDDGLRVQDSAMWTGSARSHDRDSAQSEDWYSSKLFGVESPSRRPPTRSKTPLHDNFVCMVTDDQSQRTGAVSRSTVYKESGFGDDEKEKEKDAEDNEEEDEKYNSDEDSGSSEKSDSSKSETSDTTDEDEEHPYLNVNNVEDFATVVVAIVMKQSVAAVTDSNIKEVPDFFDMSQLLKPGVSLHNLEINPKGKITARTDIEEEDEEKTKKVTIKDENDNDSESDIDSLFSEESEEPDPWFRKQKVFELQNCKGFEAMRKFLEGSNGDKYWSFWLDIDRGNLITDPNKHQSYLVKMRERYLQKSSPLALTHEMCQALGLGMARDWTMEQLAEVQARVLEPLLLYWAPRFLLSQRRHTNMDQNYLYFRQKLNRPKSAEIDPQPRTITIIPLRPKTCIPRVKLGQRQKQVSRSADLERNRKEGQQLLTAKLNLRKSPSPDRLKTKALSPKHKRRKSARSDISSISGISWAGSEDSSPDEGPQNIRSIVARKFSLPSSNDSVFLGSSRMEQMLQALYHDRNAGYFFTQFCERSGNKLWSNSIHCWTDLQTYHTLFYADVLDPFVVKKKAQYIHSRFVVAASPEDIGCSQDIRNEVYKNIDPPFEELFDSAEEYILHVLVVPWQQMIEGDKHTYSKVELFEQKRHLETKSRQLLRLQKKGLLRELTITPEAEELEESQYDDTIWAKLPDQFKKWNFEGLVHNRLELEHFRKFLADNFASIDLQCWMDIEAFRRLSHLDNTKRDDKAKDIKSKYLNKKYFFGPNSPATKEQQNKVMEAGGGWGKILQDRPPTTLLLEAQKYVKERLEKKWLPMFLSTSEFQDRQRPKINMDDVAEDVMVHKQRKRQQVWKMLDSKLMSSTRDIIAFRRALMNPVTSQQFRKFVSVKGENLENDVLFWLEIQKYKDMVHAHVEDSFIQQKIAAIIHCFVDSSLPPSVQIDIPPDQADRILEHRRELGPYIFREAQLTVFRLLLHQWGAFCEFRQNMAEEKILTTLERQRKRARERERARQKAYEEEQAKREALKSGEGEDDDAGSDFGSQMDEETSQASLEKVTWSYGNYMAALEREEQMNKLPDMDNVSLSTLSDLSGLTSNTSMKTSRAESVSSEFTKETLETGKSTLLESPKKARPRKPSIVSIKDGGKVIQARTGKELVPAPPRDLPPPPQTVGEADGTNRPKGKKVVNGTGPHGEGREAKSGKNKLPALQKVR from the exons ATGCCGGAGAGAAAGCTGACCGTAG AGCCACCAGAGATCAGGCATGAAGACTTG GAGGACTACCTGGCCACAGATGACCTCTTTGTGGATTACTTCAACAAGTTCCTCAGCCTCCCT ACATTCCCAGAACCTCTTCGATTCAACAAGGACCTGGGAGGGTTTGAGGTCGTCAGTAATGCACAAAAGGATGTGGCCAATCAGATCAAAGCCGTGGCACGGTCATACAAGGCGCCCAGTCAGATCTACAACGCCACACGGGCGATCACAGACAAGCCTCTGTACTACCAGGTGTTCACTGATGAGCCACAAACACAGGAGGAGATTAAAACTAGCTTCCTCGTAACA TGTCTGAACAAGGAACAAGGCATCCAGTGGATCAAACAGCAGCGCCTGCCTGCCTTCCTGCAGAGTGACCTGTACCTGGAGTATCGCCTGGCCAAACTACTGCAGCAGACAGACAACCTGGAGAGTGGGGTCAAACTCACCATAGACACTGAGTACAG ACCATTTTCCAGGAAGAAGTCCATTGTGATCACCCAGCAGCTGGAGGATGATGCAGCAGTCAAGCTGATGAagaacatgtatgtgtgtatgggaGAGGCCTCCACCACACAGACTAAACAGTGGATCTCTACTGCCAGACAG GCCAACCAGCTCCAGACTACCTTAACCACAAAGTCCCGCATGTCCAGTGGAATCGGCAGTGACCCGTTTGGTTACCAGTCCAGGCCGAACAGTGGACGGCCGGCGTCTGCTGAGTCCCTTCTGGGAGACGATGGCCTGAGGGTACAGGACAGCGCCATGTGGACCGGCTCGGCTAG GTCCCATGACAGAGATTCCGCGCAGTCAGAAGACTGGTACTCCAGCAAGTTGTTTGGAGTGGAGAGCCCCTCCAGGAGGCCCCCCACCCGCTCCAAGACCCCCCTGCACGACAACTTTGTCTGCATGGTGACCGACGACCAGTCGCAGCGAACGGGCGCCGTGAGTAGAAGCACGGTCTATAAGGAGAGCGGATTTGGTGacgatgaaaaagaaaaagagaaagatGCGGAGGACAATGAGGAAGAAGATGAGAAGTACAATAGTGATGAGGATAGCGGTTCGTCAGAAAAAAGTGACTCATCCAAATCGGAAACGAGCGACACTACAGATGAGGATGAGGAGCATCCATACCTCAATGTGAACAATGTGGAAGACTTTGCAACAGTTGTCGTCGCGATTGTGATGAAACAGTCAGTTGCTGCAGTAACGGATTCAAACATCAAGGAAGTTCCAGATTTCTTTGACATGTCCCAGCTTCTTAAGCCTGGTGTGTCCCTGCATAATCTAGAAATTAATCCAAAGGGAAAAATCACTGCAAGAACAGacatagaagaagaagatgaggagaaaacaaagaaagtgaCAATCAAGGATGAAAATGATAACGACAGTGAAAGTGACATTGACTCCCTGTTCAGTGAGGAGTCGGAGGAGCCCGATCCCTGGTTCAGAAAACAGAAGGTGTTTGAGTTGCAGAACTGTAAAGGATTCGAAGCAATGAGGAAATTCCTGGAGGGAAGCAATGGAGACAAGTACTGGAGTTTCTGGTTGGACATTGACCGAGGAAACCTGATTACTGATCCCAACAAACACCAGAG CTACCTGGTGAAGATGCGAGAGCGGTACCTGCAGAAGAGCAGCCCCCTGGCGCTGACCCACGAGATGTGCCAGGCCCTGGGGCTGGGCATGGCCAGAGACTGGACCATGGAGCAGCTGGCCGAAGTACAGGCCAGAGTGTTGGAACCACTGCTACTCTACTG GGCTCCCCGGTTCCTCCTGAGCCAGCGGCGCCACACCAACATGGACCAGAACTACCTGTACTTCAGACAGAAGCTGAACCGCCCCAAGTCTGCGGAGATCGACCCCCAGCCCCGCACCATCACCATCATCCCCCTCCGCCCCAAAACATGCATCCCCAGGGTCAAGCTGGGACAGAGACAG AAGCAGGTGTCGAGGAGTGCAGACCTGGAGAGGAACAGGAAGGAGGGGCAACAGCTGCTCACCGCTAAACTCAACCTGAGGAAATCACCCTCGCCTGACAGACTCAAGACCAAGGCTCTCAGCCCCAAGCACAAAAG GCGGAAGTCAGCGCGGAGCGACATTTCCTCCATCAGCGGGATCAGCTGGGCGGGGTCGGAGGACAGTTCGCCAGACGAGGGACCGCAGAACATCCGCAGCATTGTGGCCAGGAAGTTCAGCCTGCCG AGCTCCAATGACAGTGTGTTCCTAGGCAGCTCCAGGATGGAACAGATGCTCCAGGCCCTGTACCACGACAGGAATGCTGGGTACTTCTTCACACAGTTCTGTGAGCGGTCAGGGAATAAG CTGTGGTCCAACTCCATCCACTGCTGGACAGACCTACAGACGTACCACACCCTGTTCTACGCTGATGTGCTGGACCCCTTTGTGGTGAAGAAAAAAGCACAG TACATCCACTCCAGGTTTGTGGTAGCCGCCTCCCCAGAGGACATTGGGTGCAGCCAGGACATCAGGAACGAGGTGTACAAGAACATCGACCCGCCCTTCGAGGAACTATTTGACTCGGCGGAGGAATACATCCTGCATGTCCTGGtggtgccatggcaacagatgaTTGAGGGTGACAAGCACACTTATTCCAAG GTGGAGCTTTTTGAACAGAAGCGCCATCTAGAGACCAAGTCACGCCAGCTGCTTCGCCTGCAAAAGAAGGGTCTCCTCAGAGAG TTGACCATCACCCCTGAAGCTGAGGAGCTGGAGGAGTCTCAGTATGACGACACCATCTGGGCCAAGCTGCCCGACCAGTTCAAGAAGTGGAACTTCGAGGGGCTGGTCCACAACCGGCTGGAACTGGAACACTTCCGCAAGTTCCTGGCCGACAACTTCGCTTCCATTGACCTACAGTGCTGGATGGACATTGAG GCATTTCGCCGGCTGTCTCATCTGGACAATACCAAGAGAGATGACAAGGCGAAGGACATCAAGAGCAAATATTTGAACAAGAAATACTTCTTTGGGCCCAACAGCCCCGCAACAAAAGAGCAGCAGAACAAG GTGATGGAGGCTGGTGGAGGCTGGGGTAAGATCCTCCAGGACCGCCCTCCCACCACCCTCCTGCTGGAGGCTCAGAAGTACGTGAAAGAGCGGCTAGAGAAGAAGTGGCTGCCCATGTTCCTGTCCACCTCCGAGTTCCAGGACCGACAGAGACCCAAGATCAACATGGACGACGTGGCCGAGGACGTCATGGTGCACAAACAGAGGAAGAGGCAACAAGTCTGGAAG ATGCTGGACAGCAAGCTGATGTCGTCCACCCGTGACATCATCGCGTTCCGCCGGGCGCTGATGAACCCCGTCACCAGCCAGCAGTTCCGCAAGTTTGTGTCGGTGAAGGGAGAGAACCTGGAGAACGACGTGCTGTTCTGGCTGGAGATCCAGAAGTACAAG GACATGGTCCATGCCCACGTGGAGGACTCCTTCATCCAACAGAAGATCGCTGCCATCATCCACTGCTTCGTGGACTCCTCCCTCCCCCCGTCTGTACAGATAGACATTCCCCCCGACCAGGCCGACAGGATCCTGGAGCACAGGAGGGAGCTGGGACCTTACATCTTCAGGGAGGCACAG TTGACTGTTTTCCGGCTGCTGCTCCACCAATGGGGCGCCTTCTGTGAGTTCCGACAGAACATGGCGGAGGAGAAGATCCTTACGACACTGGAGAGACAGAGGAAACGGGCGCGGGAACGAGAGAGGGCCAGGCAGAAGGCATACGAGGAGGAGCAAGCAAAG AGAGAAGCGTTGAAGTCTGGAGAAGGAGAAGATGATGATGCTGGGAGTGACTTTGGCAGTCAGATGGACGAGGAGACATCACAGGCCTCTCTAGAGAAG GTGACGTGGTCCTATGGGAACTACATGGCAGCTCTGGAGCGAGAAGAACAGATGAACAAACTACCTGACATGGACAACGTCTCCCTCAGCACACTCAGTGATCTCTCAG GGCTGACCTCCAATACCAGTATGAAGACTTCGCGAGCGGAGAGTGTGAGCTCCGAGTTTACCAAGGAGACGTTAGAGACGGGGAAATCCACACTATTGGAGAGCCCGAAGAAGGCGAGGCCGCGGAAACCATCCATCGTCAGTATCAAGGACGGGGGCAAGGTCATACAGGCCAGGACGGGAAAGGAACTGGTCCCTGCTCCCCCCAGGGACCTGCCACCCCCTCCACAAACAGTGGGAGAGGCCGACGGAACCAACAGACCTAAGGGAAAGAAGGTGGTGAATGGGACCGGCCCACATGGGGAAGGGAGGGAAGCAAAGAGCGGGAAAAACAAACTTCCTGCACTGCAGAAAGTCAGATGA
- the LOC136427736 gene encoding regulator of G-protein signaling 22-like isoform X2, whose product MPERKLTVEPPEIRHEDLEDYLATDDLFVDYFNKFLSLPTFPEPLRFNKDLGGFEVVSNAQKDVANQIKAVARSYKAPSQIYNATRAITDKPLYYQVFTDEPQTQEEIKTSFLVTCLNKEQGIQWIKQQRLPAFLQSDLYLEYRLAKLLQQTDNLESGVKLTIDTEYRPFSRKKSIVITQQLEDDAAVKLMKNMYVCMGEASTTQTKQWISTARQANQLQTTLTTKSRMSSGIGSDPFGYQSRPNSGRPASAESLLGDDGLRVQDSAMWTGSARSHDRDSAQSEDWYSSKLFGVESPSRRPPTRSKTPLHDNFVCMVTDDQSQRTGAVSRSTVYKESGFGDDEKEKEKDAEDNEEEDEKYNSDEDSGSSEKSDSSKSETSDTTDEDEEHPYLNVNNVEDFATVVVAIVMKQSVAAVTDSNIKEVPDFFDMSQLLKPGVSLHNLEINPKGKITARTDIEEEDEEKTKKVTIKDENDNDSESDIDSLFSEESEEPDPWFRKQKVFELQNCKGFEAMRKFLEGSNGDKYWSFWLDIDRGNLITDPNKHQSYLVKMRERYLQKSSPLALTHEMCQALGLGMARDWTMEQLAEVQARVLEPLLLYWAPRFLLSQRRHTNMDQNYLYFRQKLNRPKSAEIDPQPRTITIIPLRPKTCIPRVKLGQRQQVSRSADLERNRKEGQQLLTAKLNLRKSPSPDRLKTKALSPKHKRRKSARSDISSISGISWAGSEDSSPDEGPQNIRSIVARKFSLPSSNDSVFLGSSRMEQMLQALYHDRNAGYFFTQFCERSGNKLWSNSIHCWTDLQTYHTLFYADVLDPFVVKKKAQYIHSRFVVAASPEDIGCSQDIRNEVYKNIDPPFEELFDSAEEYILHVLVVPWQQMIEGDKHTYSKVELFEQKRHLETKSRQLLRLQKKGLLRELTITPEAEELEESQYDDTIWAKLPDQFKKWNFEGLVHNRLELEHFRKFLADNFASIDLQCWMDIEAFRRLSHLDNTKRDDKAKDIKSKYLNKKYFFGPNSPATKEQQNKVMEAGGGWGKILQDRPPTTLLLEAQKYVKERLEKKWLPMFLSTSEFQDRQRPKINMDDVAEDVMVHKQRKRQQVWKMLDSKLMSSTRDIIAFRRALMNPVTSQQFRKFVSVKGENLENDVLFWLEIQKYKDMVHAHVEDSFIQQKIAAIIHCFVDSSLPPSVQIDIPPDQADRILEHRRELGPYIFREAQLTVFRLLLHQWGAFCEFRQNMAEEKILTTLERQRKRARERERARQKAYEEEQAKREALKSGEGEDDDAGSDFGSQMDEETSQASLEKVTWSYGNYMAALEREEQMNKLPDMDNVSLSTLSDLSGLTSNTSMKTSRAESVSSEFTKETLETGKSTLLESPKKARPRKPSIVSIKDGGKVIQARTGKELVPAPPRDLPPPPQTVGEADGTNRPKGKKVVNGTGPHGEGREAKSGKNKLPALQKVR is encoded by the exons ATGCCGGAGAGAAAGCTGACCGTAG AGCCACCAGAGATCAGGCATGAAGACTTG GAGGACTACCTGGCCACAGATGACCTCTTTGTGGATTACTTCAACAAGTTCCTCAGCCTCCCT ACATTCCCAGAACCTCTTCGATTCAACAAGGACCTGGGAGGGTTTGAGGTCGTCAGTAATGCACAAAAGGATGTGGCCAATCAGATCAAAGCCGTGGCACGGTCATACAAGGCGCCCAGTCAGATCTACAACGCCACACGGGCGATCACAGACAAGCCTCTGTACTACCAGGTGTTCACTGATGAGCCACAAACACAGGAGGAGATTAAAACTAGCTTCCTCGTAACA TGTCTGAACAAGGAACAAGGCATCCAGTGGATCAAACAGCAGCGCCTGCCTGCCTTCCTGCAGAGTGACCTGTACCTGGAGTATCGCCTGGCCAAACTACTGCAGCAGACAGACAACCTGGAGAGTGGGGTCAAACTCACCATAGACACTGAGTACAG ACCATTTTCCAGGAAGAAGTCCATTGTGATCACCCAGCAGCTGGAGGATGATGCAGCAGTCAAGCTGATGAagaacatgtatgtgtgtatgggaGAGGCCTCCACCACACAGACTAAACAGTGGATCTCTACTGCCAGACAG GCCAACCAGCTCCAGACTACCTTAACCACAAAGTCCCGCATGTCCAGTGGAATCGGCAGTGACCCGTTTGGTTACCAGTCCAGGCCGAACAGTGGACGGCCGGCGTCTGCTGAGTCCCTTCTGGGAGACGATGGCCTGAGGGTACAGGACAGCGCCATGTGGACCGGCTCGGCTAG GTCCCATGACAGAGATTCCGCGCAGTCAGAAGACTGGTACTCCAGCAAGTTGTTTGGAGTGGAGAGCCCCTCCAGGAGGCCCCCCACCCGCTCCAAGACCCCCCTGCACGACAACTTTGTCTGCATGGTGACCGACGACCAGTCGCAGCGAACGGGCGCCGTGAGTAGAAGCACGGTCTATAAGGAGAGCGGATTTGGTGacgatgaaaaagaaaaagagaaagatGCGGAGGACAATGAGGAAGAAGATGAGAAGTACAATAGTGATGAGGATAGCGGTTCGTCAGAAAAAAGTGACTCATCCAAATCGGAAACGAGCGACACTACAGATGAGGATGAGGAGCATCCATACCTCAATGTGAACAATGTGGAAGACTTTGCAACAGTTGTCGTCGCGATTGTGATGAAACAGTCAGTTGCTGCAGTAACGGATTCAAACATCAAGGAAGTTCCAGATTTCTTTGACATGTCCCAGCTTCTTAAGCCTGGTGTGTCCCTGCATAATCTAGAAATTAATCCAAAGGGAAAAATCACTGCAAGAACAGacatagaagaagaagatgaggagaaaacaaagaaagtgaCAATCAAGGATGAAAATGATAACGACAGTGAAAGTGACATTGACTCCCTGTTCAGTGAGGAGTCGGAGGAGCCCGATCCCTGGTTCAGAAAACAGAAGGTGTTTGAGTTGCAGAACTGTAAAGGATTCGAAGCAATGAGGAAATTCCTGGAGGGAAGCAATGGAGACAAGTACTGGAGTTTCTGGTTGGACATTGACCGAGGAAACCTGATTACTGATCCCAACAAACACCAGAG CTACCTGGTGAAGATGCGAGAGCGGTACCTGCAGAAGAGCAGCCCCCTGGCGCTGACCCACGAGATGTGCCAGGCCCTGGGGCTGGGCATGGCCAGAGACTGGACCATGGAGCAGCTGGCCGAAGTACAGGCCAGAGTGTTGGAACCACTGCTACTCTACTG GGCTCCCCGGTTCCTCCTGAGCCAGCGGCGCCACACCAACATGGACCAGAACTACCTGTACTTCAGACAGAAGCTGAACCGCCCCAAGTCTGCGGAGATCGACCCCCAGCCCCGCACCATCACCATCATCCCCCTCCGCCCCAAAACATGCATCCCCAGGGTCAAGCTGGGACAGAGACAG CAGGTGTCGAGGAGTGCAGACCTGGAGAGGAACAGGAAGGAGGGGCAACAGCTGCTCACCGCTAAACTCAACCTGAGGAAATCACCCTCGCCTGACAGACTCAAGACCAAGGCTCTCAGCCCCAAGCACAAAAG GCGGAAGTCAGCGCGGAGCGACATTTCCTCCATCAGCGGGATCAGCTGGGCGGGGTCGGAGGACAGTTCGCCAGACGAGGGACCGCAGAACATCCGCAGCATTGTGGCCAGGAAGTTCAGCCTGCCG AGCTCCAATGACAGTGTGTTCCTAGGCAGCTCCAGGATGGAACAGATGCTCCAGGCCCTGTACCACGACAGGAATGCTGGGTACTTCTTCACACAGTTCTGTGAGCGGTCAGGGAATAAG CTGTGGTCCAACTCCATCCACTGCTGGACAGACCTACAGACGTACCACACCCTGTTCTACGCTGATGTGCTGGACCCCTTTGTGGTGAAGAAAAAAGCACAG TACATCCACTCCAGGTTTGTGGTAGCCGCCTCCCCAGAGGACATTGGGTGCAGCCAGGACATCAGGAACGAGGTGTACAAGAACATCGACCCGCCCTTCGAGGAACTATTTGACTCGGCGGAGGAATACATCCTGCATGTCCTGGtggtgccatggcaacagatgaTTGAGGGTGACAAGCACACTTATTCCAAG GTGGAGCTTTTTGAACAGAAGCGCCATCTAGAGACCAAGTCACGCCAGCTGCTTCGCCTGCAAAAGAAGGGTCTCCTCAGAGAG TTGACCATCACCCCTGAAGCTGAGGAGCTGGAGGAGTCTCAGTATGACGACACCATCTGGGCCAAGCTGCCCGACCAGTTCAAGAAGTGGAACTTCGAGGGGCTGGTCCACAACCGGCTGGAACTGGAACACTTCCGCAAGTTCCTGGCCGACAACTTCGCTTCCATTGACCTACAGTGCTGGATGGACATTGAG GCATTTCGCCGGCTGTCTCATCTGGACAATACCAAGAGAGATGACAAGGCGAAGGACATCAAGAGCAAATATTTGAACAAGAAATACTTCTTTGGGCCCAACAGCCCCGCAACAAAAGAGCAGCAGAACAAG GTGATGGAGGCTGGTGGAGGCTGGGGTAAGATCCTCCAGGACCGCCCTCCCACCACCCTCCTGCTGGAGGCTCAGAAGTACGTGAAAGAGCGGCTAGAGAAGAAGTGGCTGCCCATGTTCCTGTCCACCTCCGAGTTCCAGGACCGACAGAGACCCAAGATCAACATGGACGACGTGGCCGAGGACGTCATGGTGCACAAACAGAGGAAGAGGCAACAAGTCTGGAAG ATGCTGGACAGCAAGCTGATGTCGTCCACCCGTGACATCATCGCGTTCCGCCGGGCGCTGATGAACCCCGTCACCAGCCAGCAGTTCCGCAAGTTTGTGTCGGTGAAGGGAGAGAACCTGGAGAACGACGTGCTGTTCTGGCTGGAGATCCAGAAGTACAAG GACATGGTCCATGCCCACGTGGAGGACTCCTTCATCCAACAGAAGATCGCTGCCATCATCCACTGCTTCGTGGACTCCTCCCTCCCCCCGTCTGTACAGATAGACATTCCCCCCGACCAGGCCGACAGGATCCTGGAGCACAGGAGGGAGCTGGGACCTTACATCTTCAGGGAGGCACAG TTGACTGTTTTCCGGCTGCTGCTCCACCAATGGGGCGCCTTCTGTGAGTTCCGACAGAACATGGCGGAGGAGAAGATCCTTACGACACTGGAGAGACAGAGGAAACGGGCGCGGGAACGAGAGAGGGCCAGGCAGAAGGCATACGAGGAGGAGCAAGCAAAG AGAGAAGCGTTGAAGTCTGGAGAAGGAGAAGATGATGATGCTGGGAGTGACTTTGGCAGTCAGATGGACGAGGAGACATCACAGGCCTCTCTAGAGAAG GTGACGTGGTCCTATGGGAACTACATGGCAGCTCTGGAGCGAGAAGAACAGATGAACAAACTACCTGACATGGACAACGTCTCCCTCAGCACACTCAGTGATCTCTCAG GGCTGACCTCCAATACCAGTATGAAGACTTCGCGAGCGGAGAGTGTGAGCTCCGAGTTTACCAAGGAGACGTTAGAGACGGGGAAATCCACACTATTGGAGAGCCCGAAGAAGGCGAGGCCGCGGAAACCATCCATCGTCAGTATCAAGGACGGGGGCAAGGTCATACAGGCCAGGACGGGAAAGGAACTGGTCCCTGCTCCCCCCAGGGACCTGCCACCCCCTCCACAAACAGTGGGAGAGGCCGACGGAACCAACAGACCTAAGGGAAAGAAGGTGGTGAATGGGACCGGCCCACATGGGGAAGGGAGGGAAGCAAAGAGCGGGAAAAACAAACTTCCTGCACTGCAGAAAGTCAGATGA